The Spirochaeta isovalerica genome includes the window AATAGAAGAGATTATTTCTCTATATATCGAGAATGGATGGGGAGACTCCTATGATCCAGAACTCGTAGAAAACTATTTTAAAAACTCAACCTACTCTGTTTTTGCTATAGATCAGGAATCTAGTAACCTAATAGGTTTTGCCAGAGTTCTGAGTGACAATTATCACACTACATGGATTGCTGAAGTTGTCGTCTCCCTTGCTTGCCAACGAATGGGTGTTGGTACAATGTTGATTTCTGAGATTAAAACAAATTTCAACCATACTTCGATTTATGCAGAGACTTTCTCTGGCAAGGAATCTTTCTTTGTCCGGAATGGAATAAAGGACAGGAAAAATATGGTTGTCGTTTCAAGACGTAAACATCCTTAAATGAACTGCCTACAACAGCGAATATACGGTTCCGCCTTCGGCTCCACCCAAAATGCCTTTGACAATTACCCGTTAAATTGTGTTACAATTTCCCGTGTAATTATCAACCCCTACGGGGTACAGGCACCTTCGTATATTCGCGTGCCGTTATAGGCAATACCGCACCAATGCGTTTCGATAATATGATATAAATAAATATAGGCGGTCTTAAAATCCCCGCGCCCCAAGAAGCCCGGCGTCCATGCCGGGCTAATATAAGGGATTTAGGAAATTATAAAAAATGAGTTTAGTAGAAGTAAATATACAAGAAAGCAGTTAAGGGGGATCTTGTGATTAATAAAATTACAATGAACAAGGTCGCAAGTTATAAGAACTCCGTTATTATTGAAACCGATAAGAAAGTCAATCTTATTTATGGTTTGAATGGTACTGGCAAAAGTACTTTGTCAGATTTCTTATATAATCCTTCTGATCCACGTTTTTCAAATTGCTCAACTGAAGGTCATAATAGCGAAGATATCCTCGTATATAATCAACAATTTATTAGGGACTATTTTTATGAATCAGAAAATCTTAAAGGAATATTCACTCTATCCAAAGAAAATAAAGTCGCTGAAGAAAAAGTAAAA containing:
- a CDS encoding GNAT family N-acetyltransferase, yielding MQIRTETNIEKIKIEEIISLYIENGWGDSYDPELVENYFKNSTYSVFAIDQESSNLIGFARVLSDNYHTTWIAEVVVSLACQRMGVGTMLISEIKTNFNHTSIYAETFSGKESFFVRNGIKDRKNMVVVSRRKHP